A part of Pungitius pungitius chromosome 15, fPunPun2.1, whole genome shotgun sequence genomic DNA contains:
- the LOC119209830 gene encoding aquaporin-1-like isoform X2 produces the protein METAAVVFVSAQASQSSKTPEATPPAAMREFRSKDFWRAVLAELVGMTLFIYLSISAAIGNKINSGPDQEVKVSLTFGLAIATLAQSLGHISGAHLNPAVTFGMLASCQISVFKAVMYVVAQMLGSALASGIVYGARPSTTDGLGLNALNGVTPSQGVGIELLATFQLVLCVIAVTDKRRRDVTGSAPLAIGLSVCLGHLAAVTTRACGINPARSFGPALILSDFTDHWVYWVGPMCGGLAAALVYDFLLFPKHDDFPERMKVLVSGPVGNYDVNGGNDNATVEMASK, from the exons ATGGAGACTGCTGCTGTGGTTTTTGTGAGTGCACAGGCGTCACAGAGCTCGAAAACCCCTGAAGCCACACCGCCAGCCGCCATGAGAGAGTTCCGGAGCAAAGACTTTTGGAGGGCCGTCCTGGCCGAGCTGGTGGGAATGACCCTCTTCATCTACCTCAGCATCTCGGCGGCCATCGGCAACAAGATCAACTCCGGCCCCGACCAGGAGGTGAAGGTGTCGCTGACCTTCGGGCTGGCCATCGCCACGCTGGCTCAGAGTCTGGGCCACATCAGCGGAGCCCACCTGAACCCGGCGGTGACCTTCGGCATGCTGGCCAGCTGCCAGATCAGCGTGTTCAAGGCCGTCATGTACGTCGTGGCCCAGATGCTGGGTTCGGCCCTGGCCAGCGGCATCGTGTACGGGGCGCGTCCCAGCACCACGGACGGCCTGGGGCTCAACGCT CTGAACGGTGTCACTCCCAGTCAAGGCGTGGGCATCGAGCTGCTGGCCACCTTCCAGCTGGTGCTGTGTGTCATTGCCGTCACTGATAAAAGAAGGCGTGATGTCACCGGCTCAGCACCCTTGGCCATTGGCCTCTCGGTCTGCCTGGGACACTTGGCAGCTgtaa CTACACGGGCCTGCGGCATCAATCCGGCGCGCTCCTTCGGCCCGGCTTTGATCCTGAGCGATTTCACGGACCACTGG GTGTACTGGGTGGGGCCGATGTGCGGCGGCCTGGCGGCGGCTCTCGTTTACGACTTCCTGCTGTTCCCCAAACACGATGACTTCCCCGAGCGCATGAAGGTGCTGGTCAGCGGCCCGGTGGGCAACTACGACGTCAACGGGGGCAACGACAACGCcactgtggagatggcgtcgaAATAG
- the LOC119209830 gene encoding aquaporin-1-like isoform X1 codes for METAAVVFVSAQASQSSKTPEATPPAAMREFRSKDFWRAVLAELVGMTLFIYLSISAAIGNKINSGPDQEVKVSLTFGLAIATLAQSLGHISGAHLNPAVTFGMLASCQISVFKAVMYVVAQMLGSALASGIVYGARPSTTDGLGLNALNGVTPSQGVGIELLATFQLVLCVIAVTDKRRRDVTGSAPLAIGLSVCLGHLAAISYTGLRHQSGALLRPGFDPERFHGPLGVLGGADVRRPGGGSRLRLPAVPQTR; via the exons ATGGAGACTGCTGCTGTGGTTTTTGTGAGTGCACAGGCGTCACAGAGCTCGAAAACCCCTGAAGCCACACCGCCAGCCGCCATGAGAGAGTTCCGGAGCAAAGACTTTTGGAGGGCCGTCCTGGCCGAGCTGGTGGGAATGACCCTCTTCATCTACCTCAGCATCTCGGCGGCCATCGGCAACAAGATCAACTCCGGCCCCGACCAGGAGGTGAAGGTGTCGCTGACCTTCGGGCTGGCCATCGCCACGCTGGCTCAGAGTCTGGGCCACATCAGCGGAGCCCACCTGAACCCGGCGGTGACCTTCGGCATGCTGGCCAGCTGCCAGATCAGCGTGTTCAAGGCCGTCATGTACGTCGTGGCCCAGATGCTGGGTTCGGCCCTGGCCAGCGGCATCGTGTACGGGGCGCGTCCCAGCACCACGGACGGCCTGGGGCTCAACGCT CTGAACGGTGTCACTCCCAGTCAAGGCGTGGGCATCGAGCTGCTGGCCACCTTCCAGCTGGTGCTGTGTGTCATTGCCGTCACTGATAAAAGAAGGCGTGATGTCACCGGCTCAGCACCCTTGGCCATTGGCCTCTCGGTCTGCCTGGGACACTTGGCAGCT ATCAGCTACACGGGCCTGCGGCATCAATCCGGCGCGCTCCTTCGGCCCGGCTTTGATCCTGAGCGATTTCACGGACCACTGG GTGTACTGGGTGGGGCCGATGTGCGGCGGCCTGGCGGCGGCTCTCGTTTACGACTTCCTGCTGTTCCCCAAACACGATGA